A genomic window from Xyrauchen texanus isolate HMW12.3.18 chromosome 15, RBS_HiC_50CHRs, whole genome shotgun sequence includes:
- the tbrg4 gene encoding FAST kinase domain-containing protein 4 isoform X1 has protein sequence MTTRLLWRWVRHFPRCPQAAAASVRLQMPTVHSTEPACSLSLSWLQPASRHLCQSSELAKMEESPIPYERSEIVGLVEKAATPQEVLQLWAEQGGSAGDAARCLIQLSLRVMEKGGDGILQDPRCEKMLETVNSQVSSVWNGSLVALLRALTMLGLPSDAPLLHSLQNEVLWRIRRLTYRHLAYLVDWVAFQSSKGQEHEALTKTLLKQLELRWTELCDPRTITILMSHASLLSPSFMDKLQDKALEFSENFSAEDIRRVAFSLASQNRRTVPLLRALSYHLNQKPSVELKTSLLLDVAYAYGKLNFHQTQVLQRIAAELLPRLSELSSLDVTRCAKSLAFLKWLHLPLFEGFAQHYVSNSEKYSTLQVCNLLMSFAKLNFHLSEGADFYPKVHAALESSFQNLEPFLKTDVVWSLCVLNQAKPDYITSVTKPAFQMKLSAGGRVGQTENYRQKLLHISAYSQLEPLGATASPVVLLPVPQSKVESNTPLQSSLHTALKSLTNSRTQALRTAVKTVYGWTIDGELVVDSENKIIDLENIKAPHLPGGGGTGALPAGTRRIAFVALEFPNFCLRSKDLLGRFAMQKRHLRLAGFIVVEVPYFEWLELKSDWQKVAYLKDKLGKAVAEDMAK, from the exons ATGACCACCAGGCTGCTGTGGAGATGGGTGCGACACTTTCCTCGCTGCCCTCAGGCTGCTGCAGCCTCAGTCCGACTACAGATGCCCACAGTGCACTCCACAGAGCCAGCATGCTCGTTGTCCTTGTCTTGGCTCCAGCCTGCTTCTAGGCACCTCTGTCAGAGCAGTGAACTGGCCAAGATGGAGGAGTCCCCAATTCCATATGAACGCTCCGAAATAGTCGGACTTGTTGAAAAGGCAGCCACTCCACAGGAAGTGCTTCAGTTATGGGCAGAGCAAGGTGGATCTGCTGGTGATGCAGCCAGGTGTCTGATCCAGCTAAGTCTGAGGGTCATGGAGAAGGGTGGAGATGGAATTCTGCAGGACCCACGCTGTGAAAAAATGCTGGAGACAGTAAACTCTCAG GTGTCTTCAGTATGGAATGGGTCTCTAGTGGCTCTCCTGCGTGCTCTCACCATGTTGGGTCTCCCTTCTGATGCCCCTCTGCTCCACTCTCTCCAGAATGAAGTGCTTTGGAGGATTCGGCGCCTCACTTACCGTCACCTTGCCTACCTGGTGGACTGGGTAGCATTTCAAAGCAGTAAAGG GCAGGAACATGAAGCTCTTACCAAAACCCTGCTGAAGCAGCTTGAGCTGCGATGGACTGAGCTGTGTGATCCTCGTACCATCACCATTCTCATGAGCCATGCCTCACTCCTCTCCCCATCATTCATGGACAAACTACAGGACAAG GCCCTGGAATTTTCTGAGAACTTCAGCGCAGAGGATATCCGCAGGGTGGCATTTTCATTGGCCTCTCAAAACAGGAGAACCGTTCCTTTGTTGCGGGCACTCTCATATCACCTGAACCAGAAACCTTCCGTGGAACTGAAAACATCACTGCTGCTTGACGTTGCATATGCTTATG GTAAGCTGAATTTTCACCAGACACAGGTGCTCCAGAGAATAGCTGCAGAGTTATTGCCAAGGTTATCAGAACTGAGTTCACTTGACGTCACACGCTGTGCCAAGTCTCTGGCCTTCCTCAAGTGGCTACACCTTCCTCTGTTTGAAGGCTTTGCTCAG CACTATGTGAGTAATAGTGAAAAGTACAGCACTCTGCAAGTGTGTAATCTCCTCATGTCTTTCGCCAAACTCAACTTCCATCTCAGCGAAGGGGCGGATTTCTACCCAAAG GTGCATGCAGCTTTGGAAAGTTCCTTTCAAAATTTAGAGCCCTTTCTGAAAACAGATGTGGTTTGGTCACTGTGTGTACTGAACCAGGCCAAGCCTGATTACATCACCTCTGTTACAAAGCCTGCCTTTCAGATGAAACTTTCAG CAGGTGGCAGGGTGGGCCAGACCGAGAACTATAGACAGAAATTATTACATATCTCTGCCTATTCTCAGCTGGAGCCTCTTGGAGCCACTGCATCCCCCGTTGTGCTGCTGCCAGTTCCTCAGAGCAAAGTGGAGTCCAACACTCCTCTTCAAAGCAGCCTACACACAGCCCTCAAGAGCCTGACCAACAGTCGGACACAGGCCCTCCGTACTGCTGTAAAAACAGTATACGGCTGGACTATTG ATGGAGAGCTTGTAGTAGattcagaaaataaaattattgatttaGAGAACATAAAAGCTCCTCACTTACCTGGAGGTGGTGGGACTGGTGCCTTACCTGCAGGGACAAGACG GATAGCATTTGTGGCTTTGGAGTTTCCTAACTTTTGTCTCAGGAGCAAGGATCTTCTGGGGCGCTTTGCAATGCAGAAACGCCACCTACGGCTGGCTGGTTTTATAGTGGTGGAG GTGCCGTACTTTGAATGGCTGGAGCTGAAGTCTGACTGGCAGAAAGTGGCTTACCTAAAGGACAAGTTAGGGAAGGCGGTGGCTGAGGACATGGCGAAGTGA
- the tbrg4 gene encoding FAST kinase domain-containing protein 4 isoform X2 encodes MTTRLLWRWVRHFPRCPQAAAASVRLQMPTVHSTEPACSLSLSWLQPASRHLCQSSELAKMEESPIPYERSEIVGLVEKAATPQEVLQLWAEQGGSAGDAARCLIQLSLRVMEKGGDGILQDPRCEKMLETVNSQVSSVWNGSLVALLRALTMLGLPSDAPLLHSLQNEVLWRIRRLTYRHLAYLVDWVAFQSSKGQEHEALTKTLLKQLELRWTELCDPRTITILMSHASLLSPSFMDKLQDKALEFSENFSAEDIRRVAFSLASQNRRTVPLLRALSYHLNQKPSVELKTSLLLDVAYAYGKLNFHQTQVLQRIAAELLPRLSELSSLDVTRCAKSLAFLKWLHLPLFEGFAQHYVSNSEKYSTLQVCNLLMSFAKLNFHLSEGADFYPKVHAALESSFQNLEPFLKTDVVWSLCVLNQAKPDYITSVTKPAFQMKLSGGRVGQTENYRQKLLHISAYSQLEPLGATASPVVLLPVPQSKVESNTPLQSSLHTALKSLTNSRTQALRTAVKTVYGWTIDGELVVDSENKIIDLENIKAPHLPGGGGTGALPAGTRRIAFVALEFPNFCLRSKDLLGRFAMQKRHLRLAGFIVVEVPYFEWLELKSDWQKVAYLKDKLGKAVAEDMAK; translated from the exons ATGACCACCAGGCTGCTGTGGAGATGGGTGCGACACTTTCCTCGCTGCCCTCAGGCTGCTGCAGCCTCAGTCCGACTACAGATGCCCACAGTGCACTCCACAGAGCCAGCATGCTCGTTGTCCTTGTCTTGGCTCCAGCCTGCTTCTAGGCACCTCTGTCAGAGCAGTGAACTGGCCAAGATGGAGGAGTCCCCAATTCCATATGAACGCTCCGAAATAGTCGGACTTGTTGAAAAGGCAGCCACTCCACAGGAAGTGCTTCAGTTATGGGCAGAGCAAGGTGGATCTGCTGGTGATGCAGCCAGGTGTCTGATCCAGCTAAGTCTGAGGGTCATGGAGAAGGGTGGAGATGGAATTCTGCAGGACCCACGCTGTGAAAAAATGCTGGAGACAGTAAACTCTCAG GTGTCTTCAGTATGGAATGGGTCTCTAGTGGCTCTCCTGCGTGCTCTCACCATGTTGGGTCTCCCTTCTGATGCCCCTCTGCTCCACTCTCTCCAGAATGAAGTGCTTTGGAGGATTCGGCGCCTCACTTACCGTCACCTTGCCTACCTGGTGGACTGGGTAGCATTTCAAAGCAGTAAAGG GCAGGAACATGAAGCTCTTACCAAAACCCTGCTGAAGCAGCTTGAGCTGCGATGGACTGAGCTGTGTGATCCTCGTACCATCACCATTCTCATGAGCCATGCCTCACTCCTCTCCCCATCATTCATGGACAAACTACAGGACAAG GCCCTGGAATTTTCTGAGAACTTCAGCGCAGAGGATATCCGCAGGGTGGCATTTTCATTGGCCTCTCAAAACAGGAGAACCGTTCCTTTGTTGCGGGCACTCTCATATCACCTGAACCAGAAACCTTCCGTGGAACTGAAAACATCACTGCTGCTTGACGTTGCATATGCTTATG GTAAGCTGAATTTTCACCAGACACAGGTGCTCCAGAGAATAGCTGCAGAGTTATTGCCAAGGTTATCAGAACTGAGTTCACTTGACGTCACACGCTGTGCCAAGTCTCTGGCCTTCCTCAAGTGGCTACACCTTCCTCTGTTTGAAGGCTTTGCTCAG CACTATGTGAGTAATAGTGAAAAGTACAGCACTCTGCAAGTGTGTAATCTCCTCATGTCTTTCGCCAAACTCAACTTCCATCTCAGCGAAGGGGCGGATTTCTACCCAAAG GTGCATGCAGCTTTGGAAAGTTCCTTTCAAAATTTAGAGCCCTTTCTGAAAACAGATGTGGTTTGGTCACTGTGTGTACTGAACCAGGCCAAGCCTGATTACATCACCTCTGTTACAAAGCCTGCCTTTCAGATGAAACTTTCAG GTGGCAGGGTGGGCCAGACCGAGAACTATAGACAGAAATTATTACATATCTCTGCCTATTCTCAGCTGGAGCCTCTTGGAGCCACTGCATCCCCCGTTGTGCTGCTGCCAGTTCCTCAGAGCAAAGTGGAGTCCAACACTCCTCTTCAAAGCAGCCTACACACAGCCCTCAAGAGCCTGACCAACAGTCGGACACAGGCCCTCCGTACTGCTGTAAAAACAGTATACGGCTGGACTATTG ATGGAGAGCTTGTAGTAGattcagaaaataaaattattgatttaGAGAACATAAAAGCTCCTCACTTACCTGGAGGTGGTGGGACTGGTGCCTTACCTGCAGGGACAAGACG GATAGCATTTGTGGCTTTGGAGTTTCCTAACTTTTGTCTCAGGAGCAAGGATCTTCTGGGGCGCTTTGCAATGCAGAAACGCCACCTACGGCTGGCTGGTTTTATAGTGGTGGAG GTGCCGTACTTTGAATGGCTGGAGCTGAAGTCTGACTGGCAGAAAGTGGCTTACCTAAAGGACAAGTTAGGGAAGGCGGTGGCTGAGGACATGGCGAAGTGA